The following coding sequences lie in one Micromonospora sp. R77 genomic window:
- a CDS encoding aldehyde dehydrogenase family protein, translating into MFEYAPAPESRSVVDLKASYGLFVDGEFVDPTGGGSFKSINPASEEVLAEVAEADAEDVDRAVRAARTAYEQVWGPMPGRDRAKYLYRIARIIQERSRELAVLESLDNGKPIKESRDVDLPLVAAHFFYYAGWADKLEHAGFGPDPKPLGVAAQVIPWNFPLLMLAWKIAPALAAGNTVVLKPAETTPLTALLFAEICQQADLPAGVVNIVTGAGDTGRALVEHAGVDKVAFTGSTEVGRAIARSVAGTRKKLTLELGGKAANIVFDDAPVDQAVEGIVNGIFFNQGHVCCAGSRLLIQENVAEQVLESLKRRMAQLRVGDPLDKNTDIGAINSAAQLERIRELSDAGSAEGAERWSPACELPERGFWFAPTIFTGVTQAHRIAREEIFGPVLSVLTFRTPAEAVEKANNTPYGLSAGIWTDKGSRILWLADRLRAGVVWANTFNKFDPTSPFGGYKESGYGREGGRHGLEGYLNV; encoded by the coding sequence TCAAGTCGATCAACCCGGCCTCCGAGGAGGTCCTCGCCGAGGTCGCCGAGGCCGACGCCGAGGACGTGGACCGCGCGGTCCGGGCCGCCCGGACGGCGTACGAGCAGGTCTGGGGTCCGATGCCGGGCCGCGACCGGGCCAAGTACCTGTACCGGATCGCCCGGATCATCCAGGAGCGCTCCCGCGAGCTGGCCGTGCTGGAGTCGCTGGACAACGGCAAGCCGATCAAGGAGTCCCGCGACGTCGACCTGCCCCTGGTCGCCGCGCACTTCTTCTACTACGCGGGCTGGGCCGACAAGCTGGAGCACGCCGGGTTCGGGCCGGACCCGAAGCCGCTCGGCGTCGCCGCGCAGGTCATCCCGTGGAACTTCCCGCTGCTCATGCTGGCCTGGAAGATCGCCCCGGCGCTCGCCGCCGGCAACACGGTGGTGCTCAAGCCGGCCGAGACGACCCCGCTGACCGCGCTGCTCTTCGCCGAGATCTGCCAGCAGGCCGACCTGCCGGCCGGCGTGGTCAACATCGTCACCGGCGCCGGCGACACCGGCCGCGCGCTGGTCGAGCACGCGGGCGTCGACAAGGTGGCCTTCACCGGCTCCACCGAGGTCGGCCGGGCCATCGCCCGGTCGGTCGCCGGCACCCGCAAGAAGCTCACCCTGGAGCTCGGCGGCAAGGCCGCCAACATCGTCTTCGACGACGCCCCGGTCGACCAGGCCGTCGAGGGGATCGTCAACGGCATCTTCTTCAACCAGGGGCACGTCTGCTGCGCCGGCTCCCGGCTGCTGATCCAGGAGAACGTCGCCGAGCAGGTGCTGGAGTCGCTGAAGCGGCGGATGGCCCAGCTGCGGGTCGGTGACCCGCTGGACAAGAACACCGACATCGGCGCGATCAACTCGGCCGCCCAGCTGGAGCGGATCCGCGAGCTGTCGGACGCCGGCTCCGCCGAGGGCGCCGAGCGCTGGTCGCCCGCCTGCGAGCTGCCCGAGCGGGGCTTCTGGTTCGCGCCGACCATCTTCACCGGGGTCACCCAGGCGCACCGGATCGCCCGTGAGGAGATCTTCGGGCCGGTGCTGTCGGTGCTCACGTTCCGCACGCCCGCCGAGGCCGTCGAGAAGGCCAACAACACGCCGTACGGGCTGTCGGCCGGGATCTGGACCGACAAGGGTTCCCGGATCCTCTGGCTGGCCGACCGGCTGCGCGCCGGGGTGGTCTGGGCCAACACGTTCAACAAGTTCGACCCCACCTCGCCGTTCGGCGGCTACAAGGAGTCGGGCTACGGTCGCGAGGGCGGCCGGCACGGGCTGGAGGGCTACCTCAATGTCTGA